A window of Martelella mediterranea DSM 17316 contains these coding sequences:
- a CDS encoding TRAP transporter substrate-binding protein, with protein sequence MLLFSVAGASAAEKLRMVTSLPAPSFLYKDIISVWAKNVTDASNGTLDVEVFPAGALGRDPASHLDMVSSGIADIGYVVAGYTPGAFPETTVMELPGVIPSATVGSIAGAMMVEEGLFKGVGMDKVKILGMFSTAPTLLHTTSKVETLDEVKGMRLRGAGPQLLHSIEALGATPVGGITSSNLSEALSRGLVAGSVNEWVAATIFGVIESAKFHLDVNMGTSPIMVVMNKAKYDALSDEQKAAIDKNAGEAFSRLWGEQFDGNNEKFRAKALEDPSQQMVTLSPEEKAKWDARLQTVVDSWIEQTPNGQQIFDKYSEAVAAASQ encoded by the coding sequence GTGCTTCTTTTTTCTGTTGCCGGCGCCTCTGCGGCGGAAAAGCTGCGCATGGTGACCAGCCTTCCGGCCCCTTCGTTCCTGTACAAGGACATCATTTCGGTCTGGGCGAAAAATGTGACGGATGCCTCCAACGGCACGCTCGACGTGGAAGTATTCCCGGCCGGGGCCTTGGGTCGGGATCCTGCGTCGCACCTTGATATGGTCTCCAGCGGCATAGCCGACATCGGCTATGTCGTGGCCGGCTATACCCCGGGCGCCTTTCCCGAAACGACGGTGATGGAGCTGCCTGGCGTCATTCCTTCCGCGACGGTGGGCTCGATTGCCGGCGCCATGATGGTCGAGGAGGGCCTGTTCAAGGGCGTTGGCATGGACAAGGTGAAGATACTGGGCATGTTCTCGACCGCGCCCACGCTTTTGCACACCACCTCCAAGGTCGAGACCCTTGATGAGGTCAAGGGCATGCGGCTTCGCGGAGCGGGCCCGCAACTACTGCATTCGATCGAGGCGCTCGGGGCAACCCCTGTCGGCGGCATCACCAGCTCGAACCTCAGCGAGGCGCTGTCGCGCGGGCTCGTGGCAGGTTCTGTGAATGAATGGGTGGCAGCGACGATTTTCGGCGTTATCGAATCCGCGAAATTTCATCTCGACGTCAATATGGGGACCTCTCCCATCATGGTCGTGATGAACAAGGCGAAATACGACGCCCTTTCGGATGAGCAGAAAGCGGCGATCGACAAGAACGCCGGCGAAGCCTTCTCACGGCTGTGGGGCGAGCAGTTTGACGGGAACAACGAAAAGTTCCGCGCCAAGGCCCTGGAAGATCCTTCCCAGCAGATGGTGACCCTTTCGCCCGAGGAGAAGGCCAAGTGGGATGCCCGCCTGCAGACCGTGGTCGACAGCTGGATCGAGCAGACGCCGAACGGCCAGCAGATCTTCGACAAATACAGCGAGGCAGTCGCCGCGGCGAGCCAGTAG
- a CDS encoding ABC transporter ATP-binding protein: MTALLEVENLSKVFTLRAGPFGDPITLAALSDVSITVGQGETLAIVGESGCGKTTLGRCIVRAVDPSGGRVTYHPQEGGPVELSGLSKRQLKPWRRDIRMIFQDPMSSLNPYMRVFDLVAEPLRIHKAARGAELEHRVVSTLEKVGLPRDALQRFPHAFSGGQRQRIGIARALVLEPKLVIADEAVSALDVSIQAQILNLLEDLKADFGLTYIFISHDLGVVNYLADRVVVMYLGHVVESAPTEALFERPRHPYTEVLLDALPIADPTRRGKRHDTVKGEIPYLGDRLEGCPFHTRCKFAEDRCRKDKPALRPINGGPSEAACHFAETIELKGAFSDSPATGTYA; encoded by the coding sequence ATGACCGCACTTCTCGAAGTCGAAAACCTCTCGAAGGTGTTTACCTTGAGGGCAGGGCCTTTCGGGGACCCGATCACGCTCGCCGCGCTCTCGGACGTATCGATCACGGTTGGTCAGGGAGAAACGCTCGCCATCGTCGGCGAAAGCGGATGCGGCAAGACCACGCTCGGCCGCTGCATCGTGCGCGCCGTCGATCCCTCGGGCGGCCGCGTGACCTATCATCCACAGGAAGGCGGCCCGGTCGAACTGTCCGGCCTTTCGAAACGGCAACTGAAACCATGGCGGCGCGATATCCGGATGATCTTCCAGGATCCGATGTCCTCGCTCAATCCCTATATGCGGGTCTTCGACCTCGTGGCCGAGCCGCTGCGCATCCACAAGGCTGCCCGCGGCGCGGAACTGGAGCACCGGGTGGTCTCGACGCTCGAAAAGGTCGGCCTTCCACGGGATGCGTTGCAGCGCTTCCCGCATGCCTTCTCCGGCGGCCAGCGCCAGCGGATCGGCATTGCCCGCGCGCTGGTGCTCGAGCCGAAACTTGTGATCGCCGACGAGGCGGTCTCCGCCCTCGACGTCTCGATTCAGGCGCAGATCCTCAATCTTCTGGAAGACCTGAAGGCCGATTTCGGCCTGACCTACATCTTCATCAGCCATGATCTCGGCGTGGTGAACTACCTCGCGGACCGGGTGGTGGTGATGTATCTCGGCCATGTGGTCGAGAGCGCGCCGACGGAGGCCTTGTTCGAGCGGCCGCGCCATCCCTATACGGAAGTGCTGCTCGACGCGCTGCCGATCGCAGACCCGACCCGGCGGGGCAAACGGCATGATACGGTCAAGGGCGAGATCCCCTACCTCGGCGACCGCCTGGAGGGGTGTCCGTTTCACACGCGCTGCAAATTTGCCGAAGACCGCTGCCGGAAGGACAAGCCGGCCCTGAGGCCGATCAACGGCGGCCCGAGCGAGGCCGCCTGCCACTTTGCCGAAACGATTGAACTCAAGGGCGCCTTTTCGGACAGCCCGGCTACAGGAACCTATGCCTAG
- a CDS encoding TRAP transporter large permease, whose protein sequence is MEPSVIALIGFAVMFALVAAHVPIGVSMAVVGVVGFAFLAGWGPALSLLASEPASTMASLDLAVIPLFMLMGGLATAGGLAKDIYETAEALVGHRPGGLAATTVVASAGFGAVCGSGVATTATFGRVALPEMLKRGYSPGSAAGSVAAGGTLGIIVPPSSIMILYAVLTEQSVLSLFTAAVIPALLSVTLYMIAIWIVAKRNPAAMPGTERLPYKDRIRAIGKSWGAIMLAVIVLGGIYSGVFTVNEAAAIGVVLAFLFAIFRGRLNRKTFLVVLSDASVSTVMIYIMVFGAMIFSYFISISGVTTDIVLGINNLDLPPLGIIFILVVVYLFLGSIFDEVAAIVVTLPFVLPIIIAMGYDPVWWGILNVALVGVGMLTPPIGINVMLLSSMRPDIPLFTIYRGITPYFLADCVRILILVLFPQVTLWLLHAS, encoded by the coding sequence ATGGAGCCTTCTGTCATTGCCCTGATCGGCTTTGCCGTCATGTTCGCTCTGGTCGCCGCGCATGTGCCGATCGGCGTTTCGATGGCCGTTGTCGGCGTTGTCGGCTTTGCCTTTCTGGCCGGCTGGGGGCCGGCGCTGTCGCTTCTCGCTTCGGAACCCGCCTCGACAATGGCCAGCCTTGACCTCGCGGTCATCCCTCTTTTCATGCTGATGGGCGGTCTCGCCACCGCCGGGGGCCTTGCCAAGGATATATATGAGACCGCGGAAGCGCTCGTCGGGCACCGTCCCGGCGGGCTCGCCGCCACGACCGTCGTCGCAAGCGCCGGTTTCGGCGCCGTCTGCGGCTCGGGCGTTGCCACCACCGCGACCTTCGGACGCGTCGCGCTGCCGGAAATGCTCAAGCGCGGGTATTCTCCCGGCAGCGCCGCCGGCTCGGTCGCCGCCGGTGGCACGCTCGGCATCATCGTGCCGCCGTCGAGCATCATGATCCTCTACGCCGTGCTGACGGAGCAGTCAGTGCTTTCGCTCTTCACGGCGGCGGTGATCCCGGCCCTGCTGTCGGTAACGCTCTACATGATTGCCATCTGGATCGTCGCCAAGCGCAATCCGGCCGCAATGCCGGGAACGGAACGCTTGCCTTACAAGGACCGGATCAGGGCGATCGGCAAGTCCTGGGGCGCGATAATGCTGGCGGTCATCGTGCTCGGCGGCATTTACTCGGGCGTCTTCACGGTCAACGAGGCGGCTGCGATCGGCGTGGTCCTTGCATTCCTGTTTGCGATCTTTCGCGGGCGGCTGAACCGCAAGACGTTTCTGGTCGTGCTCTCCGACGCCAGCGTGTCGACCGTGATGATCTACATCATGGTTTTCGGCGCCATGATCTTCTCCTACTTCATCAGCATATCGGGCGTGACGACCGACATCGTGCTCGGCATTAACAACCTGGACCTGCCGCCGCTCGGCATCATCTTCATCCTGGTGGTGGTCTATCTTTTCCTCGGGTCGATCTTCGACGAGGTGGCGGCCATTGTCGTCACGCTGCCCTTCGTGCTGCCGATCATCATTGCGATGGGCTACGATCCGGTCTGGTGGGGCATATTGAATGTCGCACTCGTAGGCGTCGGCATGCTGACGCCGCCAATCGGGATCAATGTGATGCTGCTGAGTTCGATGAGGCCGGACATACCGCTCTTCACGATCTATCGCGGGATCACGCCATACTTCCTGGCCGATTGCGTCCGGATCCTGATCCTCGTCCTGTTCCCGCAGGTAACGCTGTGGCTGCTGCATGCAAGCTGA
- a CDS encoding ABC transporter substrate-binding protein, producing the protein MAYAIRVRRSVRHSVLATSAVMMLSGAALAAQQAPMLDPLVEDGTLPPVDERLPDNPLVVEPVDSIGKYGGTWRSGLRGRGDNAWISRTLNYDGLVRYNREWDEIIPNLAESWEVSEDARQYTFHLREGLKWSDGTPFTSADIAFASELIQDPNYPVGGLFLTDPGNPVTIEVVDDTTFTYIFEEPNGLLLDELAGVNGISLVSLQKAYCGQFSPAVNENAEQLAKDEGYESWAFMMEDKCAWGQETQRWSNPDLPFMNAWVIEEPWTGNASRVVLERNPYYWKVDPDGNQLPYIDRLEMRVSESAEELTLMALNGEMDFTDRHITTVANRPLFYDGQKEGDYRLGANVPSQSSTLVLQLNLNHADPVKAELYNSKDFRIGLSEAINRQEIIDAVFTGQGEPYQVAPRPESQFYDEEMAKQYTDYDPESAIAHLESAGLTETNGQGIRLMRDGRPATINVDVISAFRPEWIDMLELMSLQLREVGIDLEINNIDRTLFYDKRPGGDFDAQVWQGDGGLDVIQEPRYYFPSSDESAWAFQWQAWFNGTDPEIASEPADWAKEQMALYDRLGASSDPEEQEDLMRQILAIAKENFPVIGVSLAPDGYYIAKNNLRNVYEPMKHAWLFPTPAPYDPQQWYFD; encoded by the coding sequence ATGGCTTATGCAATTCGTGTGCGGCGGTCGGTGAGGCATTCCGTGCTCGCGACATCCGCTGTAATGATGCTTTCAGGCGCGGCACTCGCCGCGCAGCAGGCGCCGATGCTCGACCCGCTGGTCGAAGACGGCACGCTGCCGCCGGTGGACGAGCGCCTGCCGGACAATCCGCTGGTGGTGGAGCCGGTCGACAGCATCGGAAAATACGGCGGCACCTGGCGTTCCGGCCTGCGCGGGCGCGGCGACAACGCCTGGATTTCGCGCACGCTGAATTATGACGGGCTGGTGCGCTATAACCGCGAATGGGATGAGATCATTCCCAATCTCGCCGAGAGCTGGGAGGTCAGCGAGGACGCGCGCCAATATACGTTCCACCTGCGCGAGGGCCTGAAATGGTCTGACGGTACGCCGTTCACCAGTGCCGATATCGCCTTTGCGAGCGAACTTATCCAGGACCCGAATTATCCCGTCGGAGGGCTGTTCCTGACCGATCCGGGCAATCCGGTCACCATCGAGGTCGTGGACGACACAACCTTCACCTATATCTTCGAGGAGCCGAATGGCCTGTTGCTTGATGAGCTTGCCGGGGTCAACGGCATCTCGTTGGTTTCCCTGCAGAAAGCCTATTGCGGGCAATTCTCTCCCGCCGTCAACGAGAATGCCGAACAACTGGCGAAAGACGAGGGCTATGAGAGCTGGGCCTTCATGATGGAGGACAAATGCGCCTGGGGGCAGGAGACCCAGCGGTGGAGCAACCCCGACCTGCCTTTCATGAATGCCTGGGTGATCGAGGAGCCTTGGACGGGCAATGCCAGCCGCGTGGTCCTGGAGCGCAATCCCTATTACTGGAAGGTCGACCCGGACGGCAATCAACTGCCCTATATCGACCGGCTGGAAATGCGGGTCAGCGAAAGTGCCGAGGAATTGACGTTGATGGCACTCAATGGTGAGATGGATTTCACCGACCGCCACATCACGACAGTGGCCAATCGTCCGCTCTTCTATGACGGCCAGAAGGAAGGCGACTACCGCCTCGGCGCCAATGTGCCATCGCAGTCATCAACACTGGTTCTTCAGCTCAACCTGAACCACGCCGACCCGGTCAAGGCGGAACTCTACAACAGCAAGGATTTTCGTATCGGTCTTTCCGAGGCGATCAACCGGCAGGAAATCATTGATGCAGTCTTCACCGGTCAGGGCGAACCCTATCAGGTCGCGCCGCGCCCGGAATCGCAGTTCTACGACGAGGAGATGGCCAAGCAATACACGGACTATGATCCGGAATCCGCCATTGCGCACCTCGAATCCGCCGGCCTGACGGAAACCAACGGTCAGGGCATTCGGCTGATGAGAGACGGCCGTCCGGCGACCATCAACGTTGATGTGATTTCGGCGTTTCGTCCGGAATGGATCGACATGCTGGAGCTGATGTCGCTGCAATTGCGCGAGGTCGGCATCGATCTTGAGATCAACAATATCGATCGTACGCTGTTCTACGACAAGCGCCCGGGTGGCGATTTCGACGCCCAGGTGTGGCAGGGAGATGGCGGCCTCGATGTGATCCAGGAACCGCGCTACTACTTCCCTTCAAGTGACGAATCCGCCTGGGCCTTCCAGTGGCAGGCATGGTTCAATGGCACCGATCCGGAAATCGCGTCCGAACCGGCCGATTGGGCCAAGGAGCAGATGGCGCTCTATGACCGGCTCGGGGCTTCTTCCGATCCTGAGGAGCAGGAAGACCTGATGCGCCAGATCCTTGCCATCGCGAAAGAAAACTTCCCCGTCATCGGCGTCAGCCTCGCGCCGGATGGCTATTACATTGCCAAGAACAATCTGCGCAATGTCTACGAGCCGATGAAGCATGCCTGGCTGTTTCCCACGCCGGCCCCCTACGACCCGCAGCAGTGGTACTTCGACTAG
- a CDS encoding putative glycolipid-binding domain-containing protein — translation MHIVLWRRLDREGHDVCRYSEISDGWNFEGVAVFDHAGSAANLSYSVSCDRDWRSRSAAVSGWIGETVFNLTIEREHAANWRVNGTIDPALAGLEDIDLGFTPASNTNAVRRMNLSEGAGTDCVAVWLDTEDWAVKRLPQSYHRIGQRTFAYVSPQHDYRATLVTDQFGVVIEYPGLWTAISRN, via the coding sequence ATGCATATTGTTTTGTGGCGCCGCCTTGATCGAGAGGGGCACGATGTCTGCCGCTATTCGGAAATATCAGACGGTTGGAACTTTGAGGGCGTGGCCGTTTTCGATCACGCCGGATCTGCTGCCAATCTCTCATACAGTGTGTCCTGCGACAGGGATTGGCGCAGTCGTAGCGCCGCCGTATCGGGATGGATCGGAGAAACAGTCTTCAACCTGACAATTGAGCGCGAACATGCAGCCAATTGGCGCGTGAACGGAACGATTGACCCTGCTCTGGCAGGTCTCGAAGACATTGATCTCGGATTCACGCCTGCCAGCAATACGAATGCTGTCAGGAGAATGAACTTGTCTGAGGGCGCTGGCACGGACTGCGTAGCGGTATGGCTCGATACGGAGGATTGGGCCGTCAAGAGATTGCCCCAAAGCTACCATCGAATTGGACAGCGAACTTTTGCCTATGTCTCACCGCAGCATGACTATCGTGCAACTCTCGTCACGGACCAATTTGGCGTGGTCATCGAGTACCCAGGCCTCTGGACTGCGATATCTCGAAATTGA
- a CDS encoding LacI family DNA-binding transcriptional regulator, translating to MTAVSNMTSTGRRPNQTDIASRLGVSVSTVSRALANEEGISEAVRRDVQRMARTMGYRSKHMPGLRAMDRRVVALVPFANATGGLSSFYVSILDAMRSEARACGLDLDVRVISERTVNLDLIDRHAKEAGAGAVLLAGIDAPDELAVWCREQDVHAVLVNGSDPLMRISSVAPANFYGAYMATKHLLSCGHRKILHYTYGDRPTILERRRGFVTAMADVPGSEAVLVCGEERTPLELLSDIAGRKHDATALFCWNDIAAVEIMEGIKGGLASAGQGFSIIGFDDLPLAAMTSPRLTTIRVDREAIGRGAIRLLSHQLEGETAIQQMEIGVSLVAGGTVHVIA from the coding sequence ATGACAGCAGTGAGCAACATGACCTCGACCGGCCGCAGACCCAACCAGACCGATATCGCCTCCAGGCTCGGCGTTTCCGTCAGCACGGTCTCGCGTGCGCTGGCGAATGAGGAGGGCATATCCGAAGCGGTTCGGCGGGATGTACAGCGCATGGCGCGGACGATGGGATACCGGTCCAAGCATATGCCTGGCCTGCGGGCGATGGATCGCCGGGTGGTCGCGCTCGTTCCCTTTGCCAATGCCACCGGAGGGCTTTCGAGCTTCTATGTCAGCATTCTTGATGCCATGCGAAGCGAGGCGCGGGCCTGCGGGCTTGATCTCGACGTTCGTGTCATCAGCGAGCGGACCGTCAATCTGGACCTCATAGACCGTCACGCAAAGGAGGCCGGCGCCGGCGCGGTATTGCTGGCGGGGATCGACGCGCCCGATGAACTGGCCGTGTGGTGCCGGGAGCAGGATGTCCATGCCGTGCTCGTCAACGGCAGCGATCCGCTCATGCGCATCAGTTCGGTGGCGCCTGCAAATTTCTACGGGGCATACATGGCCACGAAGCACCTGCTTTCGTGCGGCCACAGGAAGATCCTGCATTATACCTATGGCGACCGGCCGACCATCCTCGAGCGGCGGCGCGGCTTTGTAACGGCGATGGCGGATGTGCCGGGAAGCGAGGCTGTGCTGGTTTGCGGTGAGGAGCGTACACCTCTCGAACTGCTGAGCGATATCGCCGGGCGGAAGCATGATGCCACGGCGCTGTTTTGCTGGAATGACATTGCCGCAGTGGAGATCATGGAGGGGATAAAGGGCGGTCTTGCCTCGGCCGGTCAGGGTTTCTCGATCATCGGCTTCGATGACCTGCCGCTTGCGGCCATGACCTCACCCCGCCTTACCACGATCCGCGTCGATCGCGAGGCAATCGGCCGCGGCGCGATCCGGCTGCTCTCGCATCAGCTCGAGGGCGAGACGGCGATCCAGCAGATGGAAATCGGCGTGTCTCTGGTCGCGGGCGGCACGGTTCACGTGATCGCCTGA
- a CDS encoding TRAP transporter small permease has product MSSIDKITRYATRWLALLGFGGLLVLAIMTAIDVLSRSLLSAPIHGVNDVSSVVMAVVIASCIPASLYDRSNISVEILGSMGGPSLERVFRAFSSLVVLIFMSLMAWYFVPYTEETYRTARQTWVLAWPVWPWWAAATAFLFLAAFVQLLNFINDIIVMVTGGRVDPQGVETKLVPSRNPNSESDA; this is encoded by the coding sequence TTGTCGTCAATAGATAAAATCACGCGCTACGCGACACGCTGGTTGGCGCTGCTGGGGTTTGGCGGCCTTCTCGTGCTAGCGATCATGACCGCGATCGATGTGCTCTCGCGGTCGCTGTTGTCGGCCCCGATTCATGGCGTCAACGATGTGAGTTCGGTCGTCATGGCGGTGGTGATCGCGTCATGCATACCCGCCAGTCTTTATGACCGGAGCAATATCTCGGTCGAGATTCTCGGCTCCATGGGCGGGCCGTCGCTTGAGCGTGTGTTTCGGGCGTTCTCAAGCCTGGTGGTTCTGATCTTCATGTCGCTGATGGCCTGGTACTTCGTGCCCTATACGGAAGAAACCTACAGGACCGCGCGCCAGACCTGGGTGCTAGCCTGGCCGGTCTGGCCCTGGTGGGCGGCGGCAACGGCGTTCTTGTTTCTCGCCGCCTTCGTTCAATTGCTGAATTTTATCAATGATATAATCGTGATGGTCACCGGCGGGCGGGTCGATCCGCAAGGAGTCGAAACGAAGCTCGTGCCTTCCCGCAACCCGAATTCGGAAAGTGACGCATAA
- a CDS encoding ABC transporter permease, with product MSETAAVETSAKATLTGRETQLKMTWRRFKQHQLAFVSLWIVIAFYLVAIFAEFVAPTSPGAYNPRYTYAPPQGIHFIARDADGGFQFGPYVNGYKTEIDPEALRRVFTIDPEVRHPVGFFVPSEPYKLMGFIPMNRKLFGTLEPRAPFYVIGADRLGRDQLSRLVYGTRVSLSIGLVGVILSLFFGVIIGGFSGYYGGFFDGIVQRTIEFIRSLPTIPLWLGLAAAFPRDWGPLQTYFAITVILSMLGWTELARVVRGRFLALRTEDFVTAAQLDGASDYRVIIKHMVPSFTSHIIAATTLAIPGMILAETALSFLGLGLQAPIVSWGTLLQDAQNIRTLAGAPWLLSPGVVVVVAILAMNFLGDGLRDAADPYGR from the coding sequence ATGTCCGAGACGGCGGCGGTCGAGACATCCGCCAAAGCCACCCTGACGGGGCGGGAAACGCAGCTGAAGATGACCTGGCGCCGCTTCAAGCAGCACCAGCTCGCCTTCGTCTCGCTGTGGATCGTGATCGCGTTCTACCTGGTCGCGATCTTCGCCGAGTTCGTCGCGCCGACCTCGCCGGGCGCCTACAATCCGCGCTATACCTATGCGCCCCCGCAGGGTATCCACTTCATCGCCCGCGATGCGGATGGCGGCTTTCAGTTCGGACCCTATGTGAACGGCTACAAGACCGAGATCGATCCCGAGGCCCTGCGCCGGGTGTTCACGATCGACCCTGAGGTCCGTCATCCGGTCGGCTTCTTCGTGCCGTCGGAGCCCTACAAGCTGATGGGCTTCATCCCGATGAACCGCAAGCTCTTCGGCACGCTGGAGCCGCGCGCACCCTTCTACGTGATCGGCGCCGACAGGCTCGGGCGCGACCAGCTCAGCCGGCTGGTCTATGGTACCAGGGTTTCGCTGTCGATCGGCCTCGTCGGCGTGATCCTCAGCCTGTTCTTCGGGGTGATCATCGGCGGCTTTTCGGGCTATTACGGCGGCTTTTTCGACGGCATCGTGCAGCGGACGATTGAGTTCATCCGCTCGCTTCCGACGATCCCGCTATGGCTCGGCCTTGCCGCCGCCTTCCCGCGCGACTGGGGGCCGCTGCAGACCTATTTCGCGATCACAGTCATCCTGTCGATGCTGGGCTGGACGGAGCTTGCCCGCGTGGTGCGCGGCCGGTTCCTGGCCTTGCGCACCGAGGATTTCGTCACCGCAGCGCAGCTTGACGGGGCATCGGACTATCGGGTGATCATCAAGCACATGGTGCCGTCGTTTACCAGCCACATCATCGCGGCAACCACGCTTGCCATTCCGGGGATGATCCTCGCGGAGACGGCGCTCTCCTTCCTTGGCCTCGGCCTGCAGGCGCCGATCGTCAGCTGGGGCACGCTGCTGCAGGACGCCCAGAACATTCGCACGCTCGCAGGCGCGCCGTGGCTTCTGTCGCCAGGTGTCGTCGTTGTCGTCGCGATCCTTGCCATGAACTTTCTAGGAGACGGCCTTCGTGATGCCGCAGACCCCTATGGACGATAA
- a CDS encoding ABC transporter permease → MLGFIVRRLIAMVLTIWAVSFVSFAIIQLPPGDYLTSYMADLSAAGDRVDPATIEAMRKQYSLDDPFIIQYFKWIGGVLHGDFGNSFEWSAPVTDLIWGRLGNSVLVEGLAVLVMWLVALPIGIYAAVRKYSLGDYLATIGGFVGLAIPNFLFALVLMYLWYIYFGETLGGLYSPDLQGTPWDLERILDFLAHAWAPVLVLSTAGTAQLIRVMRANLLDELTKPYVTTARSKGLPEWRAILKYPVRVALNPLVSTIGWLLPTLVSSSVVVSVVMNLPTAGPLLLRSLTTQDMYLAGAIIMLLGVLTVIGTLISDLILAWIDPRIRYGGR, encoded by the coding sequence ATGCTCGGCTTCATAGTTCGGCGGCTGATTGCGATGGTTTTGACGATCTGGGCGGTTTCTTTTGTCTCGTTCGCCATCATTCAGCTTCCGCCCGGCGATTACCTGACAAGCTACATGGCAGACCTCAGCGCCGCCGGCGACAGGGTTGATCCGGCGACCATCGAGGCGATGCGCAAGCAATACAGCCTCGATGATCCATTCATCATCCAGTACTTCAAGTGGATCGGCGGCGTGCTGCACGGCGATTTCGGCAACAGCTTCGAATGGAGCGCGCCGGTCACCGACCTGATCTGGGGACGGCTCGGCAATTCGGTGCTCGTCGAGGGGCTGGCCGTGCTGGTCATGTGGCTCGTGGCGCTGCCGATCGGCATCTACGCCGCGGTGCGCAAATATTCGCTTGGCGATTATCTCGCCACCATCGGCGGCTTTGTCGGGCTTGCCATTCCCAACTTCCTGTTCGCGCTGGTGCTGATGTATCTCTGGTACATCTATTTCGGTGAAACGCTCGGCGGTCTCTATTCGCCCGATCTTCAGGGCACGCCGTGGGACCTTGAGCGGATCCTCGATTTCCTGGCGCATGCCTGGGCGCCGGTCCTGGTTCTCTCGACCGCCGGAACCGCGCAGCTCATCCGCGTGATGCGGGCCAACCTGCTCGACGAACTGACCAAGCCTTATGTCACGACCGCCCGGTCCAAGGGCCTGCCGGAATGGCGGGCGATCCTGAAATATCCGGTGCGCGTGGCGCTTAACCCGCTGGTCTCGACCATCGGCTGGCTGCTGCCGACCCTGGTCTCGAGCTCCGTCGTGGTTTCGGTGGTGATGAACCTGCCGACGGCCGGCCCGCTGCTTTTGCGCTCGCTTACCACCCAGGACATGTATCTCGCTGGCGCCATCATCATGCTTCTCGGCGTGCTGACCGTCATCGGCACGCTGATCTCCGATCTGATCCTGGCGTGGATCGATCCCCGCATCCGCTATGGAGGACGCTGA
- a CDS encoding ABC transporter ATP-binding protein — protein MDDKAELLRMENVSIVFSSPDEADIEAVRQVDFTLTRGKTLALVGESGCGKSVTARTILRLLDRNARIGTGRILFRAEDEAPVDIVSLKPDSPAMRAIRGNRISMIFQEPMSSLSPVHTIGDQIDEMIMIHERIDQKAARVRTVDLLEQVGIPGARQRADAYPFQLSGGLRQRAMIAMALACKPDLLIADEPTTALDVTTQAQILDLLRALQEEYGMAMLFITHDLGVVAEIADEVAVMYLGDVVEQGNVFDVFRAPQHPYTRALMRSIPRMVRRTERERLAPIEGNVPSPRNRPKGCAFTSRCPHAFAPCTGDYPERTTTGEAHWARCHLLTHDGAPAAAGLRQGTMVGESTAHGGRA, from the coding sequence ATGGACGATAAAGCAGAACTGCTCAGGATGGAGAATGTCAGTATCGTGTTCTCCTCGCCCGACGAGGCGGATATCGAAGCCGTCCGCCAGGTCGATTTCACCCTCACGCGCGGCAAGACGCTGGCGCTCGTCGGCGAGAGCGGCTGTGGCAAGTCCGTCACCGCCCGCACCATCCTGCGGCTGCTCGACAGGAACGCCCGGATCGGAACCGGACGCATCCTGTTCCGGGCCGAGGACGAGGCGCCGGTCGATATCGTGTCGTTGAAGCCCGACAGTCCGGCGATGCGCGCGATCCGGGGGAACCGGATCTCGATGATCTTTCAGGAGCCGATGAGCTCGCTGTCGCCGGTGCATACGATCGGCGACCAGATCGACGAAATGATCATGATTCATGAGCGGATCGACCAGAAGGCGGCACGGGTCCGCACGGTCGATCTCCTCGAACAGGTCGGCATTCCGGGCGCGCGCCAGCGGGCGGATGCCTATCCGTTCCAGCTTTCCGGCGGCCTGCGCCAGCGCGCCATGATCGCCATGGCGCTTGCCTGCAAGCCCGACCTCCTGATCGCGGATGAGCCGACGACGGCGCTCGACGTCACGACCCAGGCGCAGATTCTCGATCTCTTGAGGGCATTGCAGGAAGAATACGGCATGGCGATGCTGTTCATCACCCATGATCTCGGCGTCGTAGCCGAGATCGCCGATGAGGTCGCCGTGATGTATCTCGGCGATGTCGTCGAACAGGGCAATGTCTTCGACGTGTTCCGCGCGCCGCAGCATCCCTATACGCGGGCGTTGATGCGCTCGATTCCACGCATGGTCCGTCGTACGGAGCGCGAACGGCTGGCGCCGATCGAGGGTAATGTGCCGTCCCCGCGCAACCGCCCGAAAGGCTGCGCCTTCACCTCGCGTTGTCCCCATGCCTTCGCCCCTTGCACCGGGGACTATCCCGAGCGCACGACGACCGGCGAGGCGCATTGGGCGCGATGCCACCTGCTGACGCATGATGGTGCCCCCGCTGCGGCGGGCCTGAGACAGGGGACGATGGTCGGCGAGAGCACTGCCCATGGAGGTCGCGCATGA